Proteins encoded by one window of Juglans regia cultivar Chandler chromosome 15, Walnut 2.0, whole genome shotgun sequence:
- the LOC109020310 gene encoding copper transporter 5.1-like, with the protein MMHMTFYWSKEVTLLLDSWRTESWTSYSLTLLACLISSAFYQYMEDRRVRFKLVSVGQPSAQIETPFLRGKLRGGGPKLSAARIGGAALFGFNSAVGYLLMLAVMSFNGGIFLAVVLGLAIGYLLFRSGDEDLAAPVLDNPCACA; encoded by the coding sequence ATGATGCACATGACCTTCTACTGGAGCAAGGAGGTGACCCTCCTGCTCGATTCGTGGCGCACTGAGTCGTGGACGAGTTACTCGCTCACCCTGCTCGCCTGCCTCATCTCCTCCGCCTTCTACCAGTACATGGAGGACCGGCGCGTGCGCTTCAAGCTAGTTTCAGTCGGGCAGCCGTCGGCGCAGATCGAGACGCCGTTTCTGCGGGGGAAGCTCCGAGGAGGAGGGCCGAAGTTGTCTGCGGCGAGGATTGGCGGAGCAGCGCTCTTCGGGTTCAATTCGGCAGTCGGGTACCTGTTGATGCTGGCGGTCATGTCTTTCAACGGAGGGATCTTCTTGGCAGTCGTGCTGGGCCTCGCCATCGGCTACCTGCTATTCAGGAGTGGGGATGAGGATTTGGCTGCTCCTGTCCTGGATAATCCTTGTGCGTGTGCTTAG